The Brasilonema sennae CENA114 genome includes a region encoding these proteins:
- a CDS encoding GumC family protein has translation MLKSDKYPHPLSQAYTAQSNEEGGLNLGQVGATLRRRALLIAGVTGVIATAAVLKAETDPPVYQGRFEILTKPVTGEGRAVANIPQSLSSQQGIASPELTEPVITTIQVLESRKVLDKVVEELQEKYKTKYPKLDYDSIVGGLQIASGKPNILEVTYTSADKELVRDVLTKLQKTYVEYSVNERLEDVNQAISFVRQQEQPLENRVRAWQERQRIIRQRHDLVEPAQKAQEISQQIATLTQQQAENRVQLEQMLATYEDLKRELAQQPGERAGNSVLSENARYQKILDQIQTVDIDLKKAGAKFTNENPSLQYLEGQKANLLPMLAGEENRVKKDYQSRIRTLQARDKSLGDKIAYFNNYLRNLAVVIREYDDIQRNLKIATEGLIQFSAKKQALQIEQALRSPSWKLLDPKLEEVNEPKTGPGSAKRNLALGTLLGLLLGTGAALVADKLSNVLYSSKDLKESTGLPLLGVVPLRKEIGALAWQETSGGMQQAAKASFFEVFRSLYTNILLLSSDTPIRSLVISSAAKEDGKTTVAIHLALAAAAMGQRVLLVDANLRSPTIHNRVGLMNIQGLTDVIAQDLDWNNVIERSPLEDNLFVLSAGPIPPDSIRLLASHKMQDLMSDLQASFDLVIYDTPPLVGFADANLLAANTNGLVLVAGLGKLKRTIFQQALDDLQMSGTPILGVIANKSKDTTPASYSYYQQYYKHSMSSERIGDDDSIDFTHSRSSSSSFRNSRRNS, from the coding sequence ATGCTGAAGTCAGACAAATATCCTCACCCGTTGTCACAAGCCTACACAGCCCAGTCAAATGAAGAAGGTGGATTGAATCTCGGTCAAGTTGGGGCAACTCTACGGCGTCGCGCATTATTGATTGCTGGTGTAACAGGCGTGATAGCCACAGCAGCCGTGTTGAAGGCAGAAACAGATCCCCCAGTGTATCAAGGTCGGTTTGAGATTTTAACAAAGCCTGTGACTGGTGAGGGTCGGGCAGTAGCCAATATCCCTCAAAGCCTGAGTTCACAACAAGGAATAGCATCTCCTGAGTTAACAGAACCAGTTATAACGACGATTCAAGTTTTAGAAAGTCGTAAAGTGCTAGACAAAGTTGTCGAAGAGCTTCAGGAGAAGTACAAAACTAAATATCCGAAGCTAGATTACGACTCAATAGTCGGCGGCTTACAAATAGCATCCGGAAAACCAAACATCTTAGAAGTCACATACACATCTGCAGACAAGGAACTAGTTCGCGATGTCTTAACTAAACTTCAAAAAACTTACGTGGAGTATAGTGTCAACGAGCGTCTAGAGGATGTGAATCAGGCAATTAGCTTTGTTAGACAGCAAGAACAGCCTTTAGAGAATCGGGTTAGAGCTTGGCAAGAAAGACAGCGAATCATTCGACAAAGGCATGACTTGGTTGAACCAGCACAGAAAGCTCAAGAAATTTCTCAACAAATCGCGACTTTAACCCAACAACAAGCAGAAAATCGCGTACAGCTAGAACAAATGCTAGCTACCTATGAAGATTTAAAACGGGAGTTAGCCCAACAGCCAGGTGAAAGGGCTGGGAATTCGGTGCTGAGCGAAAACGCTCGCTACCAAAAAATATTGGATCAAATCCAAACAGTAGACATTGATCTCAAAAAAGCAGGAGCAAAATTCACAAATGAAAACCCCAGTTTGCAATACTTAGAGGGGCAGAAAGCAAATCTGCTGCCAATGCTAGCTGGGGAAGAAAACCGGGTGAAAAAAGATTATCAAAGCCGTATCCGGACCTTGCAAGCACGTGATAAATCTTTGGGAGACAAAATTGCTTATTTCAATAATTACCTCAGAAATTTAGCAGTTGTGATTCGTGAATACGATGATATTCAGCGGAACTTAAAGATTGCGACTGAAGGTCTAATTCAATTTTCAGCTAAAAAACAAGCATTGCAGATTGAGCAAGCTTTGAGATCGCCCTCCTGGAAGTTACTCGATCCCAAACTAGAGGAAGTCAATGAACCAAAAACTGGCCCAGGCAGTGCCAAACGAAACTTAGCTTTGGGGACACTGTTAGGTTTGCTGCTGGGTACAGGTGCAGCTTTAGTTGCAGATAAGCTTAGCAACGTTCTATACTCTTCCAAAGACCTCAAGGAATCGACTGGATTACCGCTACTAGGAGTCGTTCCCTTAAGAAAAGAAATAGGAGCACTAGCTTGGCAAGAAACATCTGGTGGAATGCAACAAGCAGCCAAAGCATCCTTTTTTGAAGTTTTTCGCTCTCTTTACACCAATATTCTTCTTCTAAGCTCAGATACACCGATTCGTTCACTCGTCATCAGTTCAGCGGCTAAGGAAGATGGTAAGACGACTGTAGCTATACACCTAGCGCTCGCAGCCGCAGCAATGGGGCAGCGAGTACTACTGGTAGATGCAAATCTACGCTCTCCCACAATCCATAATCGTGTCGGTCTGATGAATATTCAGGGATTAACCGATGTCATTGCACAAGATCTAGACTGGAACAATGTGATTGAGCGATCGCCCTTAGAAGACAACCTGTTTGTTCTCAGTGCTGGTCCAATTCCGCCTGACTCAATTAGATTGCTTGCATCTCACAAAATGCAGGATTTAATGAGTGACTTACAAGCTTCTTTTGATTTGGTAATCTACGACACGCCACCTTTGGTGGGTTTTGCAGATGCTAACCTACTGGCTGCTAATACCAATGGACTGGTACTAGTCGCAGGATTAGGAAAGCTAAAACGTACCATATTCCAACAAGCTTTAGACGATCTGCAAATGTCTGGTACACCGATTTTAGGAGTGATAGCTAATAAGTCCAAAGATACCACGCCTGCCTCATATAGCTATTACCAACAGTATTACAAGCACAGCATGAGTAGTGAAAGAATTGGAGATGATGATAGTATTGACTTCACTCATTCCAGGTCTAGTTCATCTTCTTTTAGAAACAGTAGAAGAAACTCATAA
- a CDS encoding alkaline phosphatase PhoX, whose protein sequence is MAFSRRRFLTLAGATAAGVTAISPLEAFYARIARGEGVTGAGFGPLQPKLAVNHAELANTVIGDLRNIPLLELPPGFNYTAISITGQTMSDGNPVPGDHDGMAAFRGPGRSVILVRNHELDANENKFGNTRGVIAPSDKKYDQINSGGTTTLVVGQNRELLKHFGSLAGTIRNCAGGPTPWGSWISCEETFSQSSTGVPHGYNFEVPASSKIGLADPIPLKAMGRFSHEAIALDPKTGYIYETEDRGDSCFYRFVPAVGKANAPGQLAQGGTLYALVIKNKPTLNTSNNSNNAGGAEGLVPVGQPLPVEWVQIEDVDPVQDTVRKEAQSKGAAIFYRGEGAWYDNNLIYFISTQGGPPAVDSTYGNGQVWIYNPREETITLFVEASPSGELLDEPDNITVAPFGDLFLCEDGGGEQFVVGVNQKGELYQFARNAIVRPDRNGEPDNSEFAGACFSPYGDTLFVNTQGVGITYCIWGPWPRQYRKFR, encoded by the coding sequence GTGGCTTTCTCACGACGTAGGTTTTTGACGCTGGCTGGAGCAACTGCTGCTGGTGTTACGGCTATTTCTCCGCTAGAAGCTTTCTATGCTAGGATTGCTCGTGGTGAAGGAGTAACCGGAGCTGGGTTTGGTCCACTCCAACCTAAACTAGCTGTGAATCATGCAGAGCTAGCTAACACCGTGATCGGTGATCTCAGGAATATTCCGCTTCTTGAGCTTCCACCTGGTTTCAATTACACTGCTATCTCAATCACTGGTCAAACTATGAGTGATGGTAATCCTGTCCCTGGTGATCATGATGGTATGGCTGCTTTCCGTGGTCCTGGAAGAAGTGTTATCCTAGTTCGCAATCATGAACTAGACGCGAATGAAAATAAGTTTGGTAATACTAGGGGAGTCATAGCACCTAGTGATAAAAAATATGACCAAATTAATTCAGGTGGTACGACGACTCTTGTTGTAGGACAAAATCGTGAGTTGTTGAAACACTTTGGTTCTCTAGCTGGCACAATTCGCAACTGTGCTGGCGGTCCAACACCTTGGGGAAGCTGGATCAGTTGTGAAGAAACCTTCAGCCAGAGCAGTACAGGGGTACCACATGGCTACAACTTTGAAGTTCCTGCTAGTTCCAAAATTGGTTTAGCCGATCCTATACCATTAAAAGCGATGGGACGCTTTAGCCATGAAGCGATCGCACTAGATCCAAAGACAGGCTACATCTACGAAACTGAAGATAGAGGAGATAGCTGTTTTTATCGTTTTGTACCTGCTGTAGGAAAAGCAAATGCGCCTGGACAATTGGCCCAAGGCGGCACTCTTTATGCTTTAGTGATCAAAAATAAGCCCACACTAAACACATCTAATAATTCTAACAACGCTGGAGGCGCTGAAGGGTTAGTTCCTGTCGGTCAGCCTTTACCTGTAGAATGGGTTCAAATAGAAGATGTTGATCCTGTACAAGATACTGTCCGTAAAGAAGCTCAATCTAAAGGTGCAGCCATCTTCTATCGAGGTGAAGGAGCTTGGTACGATAACAATCTGATCTATTTCATCTCCACTCAAGGCGGTCCGCCTGCTGTAGATAGTACGTACGGCAATGGTCAAGTGTGGATTTATAATCCTAGAGAAGAAACAATTACATTATTTGTTGAGGCTTCCCCTAGCGGAGAACTCCTTGATGAACCTGACAACATTACTGTTGCACCCTTCGGAGACCTTTTCCTTTGTGAAGATGGTGGTGGTGAACAATTCGTTGTCGGAGTCAATCAAAAGGGTGAGCTTTATCAGTTTGCACGTAACGCCATTGTTAGACCAGATCGTAATGGCGAACCTGATAACAGCGAGTTTGCGGGTGCTTGCTTTTCTCCTTATGGTGACACGTTATTTGTCAACACTCAAGGTGTTGGTATTACGTATTGTATTTGGGGACCGTGGCCGCGCCAGTACAGAAAGTTTAGGTAG
- a CDS encoding class II aldolase/adducin family protein: MLTIDPSKLSKGELPHPPEFERVEDERLHRKQCLAGQLPHPPEFERVEDERLHRKQRLAAAFRLFARYGFDEGVAGHITARDPEFHDHFWVNPFGMYFGHIRVSDLLLVNDKGEVVEGDKPVNAAAFAIHSQIHQARPDVVGAAHTHSVYGKTWSTLGRLLDPLTQDACAFYEDHALFEDYTGMVLDLEESQRIANTLGQKKAAILRNHGLLSVGRSVDEAAWWFITMDRCCQSQLMAQAAGKPVLINPDTASLTSRQVGSHFMGWFNFQSLYDMIVRQQPDLLD; the protein is encoded by the coding sequence ATGCTCACAATAGATCCCTCAAAATTATCCAAAGGGGAACTTCCCCATCCACCTGAGTTTGAGCGTGTGGAAGATGAGCGTCTCCATCGCAAACAGTGTCTGGCTGGGCAACTTCCACATCCACCTGAGTTTGAGCGTGTGGAAGATGAGCGTCTCCATCGCAAACAGCGTTTAGCTGCTGCCTTTCGTTTGTTTGCTCGTTACGGTTTTGATGAAGGTGTTGCTGGACACATCACTGCTCGTGACCCTGAGTTCCATGACCACTTTTGGGTAAATCCTTTTGGGATGTACTTTGGTCATATCCGAGTTTCGGACCTGCTACTGGTCAACGATAAGGGTGAGGTCGTTGAGGGTGATAAGCCAGTAAACGCTGCTGCTTTCGCCATACACTCTCAAATCCACCAAGCGCGACCAGATGTAGTAGGGGCTGCTCACACACATTCCGTGTACGGCAAAACCTGGTCAACCTTGGGACGTCTTCTTGATCCGTTGACTCAAGACGCTTGTGCTTTCTATGAAGACCACGCTTTGTTTGAGGACTATACTGGGATGGTGCTGGATTTGGAAGAAAGTCAGCGTATTGCCAATACTCTGGGACAAAAGAAAGCGGCGATTCTTCGCAACCACGGCTTACTGAGTGTTGGTCGTTCAGTTGATGAAGCAGCATGGTGGTTTATCACAATGGATCGCTGCTGTCAATCGCAGTTGATGGCCCAAGCAGCAGGAAAGCCAGTGCTGATTAACCCCGACACTGCTAGTCTGACTTCTCGTCAAGTTGGGTCACATTTCATGGGTTGGTTCAATTTCCAGTCACTGTATGACATGATTGTCCGTCAGCAACCTGACTTGCTGGATTGA